A window from Dromaius novaehollandiae isolate bDroNov1 chromosome 1, bDroNov1.hap1, whole genome shotgun sequence encodes these proteins:
- the CRACDL gene encoding CRACD-like protein isoform X2, with translation MDPKVRESEGFGEDYSGKKKSKFKSFKKLFGKKKRKETLSSSGSSSLKLFQSTSDVTASQGTRVGYDSEDELDLLYYSRTHKGIMGSRALSHDSIFIPETGQEPARPVRVFSQENISDRIRALQLKLQHNMKLGPPPPFGLHAKRSEDAGTSSEDDGLPRSPPETSLLQETLNSGMTRFSDSHKHLSSLSLAGTGSEEEEQVTLGPSSRPHSTASQLFPRHASAKTGGPRISDSSISPAANFDTPPELSSCLDNSAARHKLLIKPRNQRSSKMRRFSQRTQSESLTDLSCTPEEEEDDDKEMQTDLPDALLKTSEQELPCSTAAAQDVASWQKPRMPEDLPPVLRPAMTQSASESAAAQEALLPENKPEGCQPTQETVCTKPESSLLLEGEDYATSPYSSLDREIQKQKDSSETLALLSGDECDASVNTLNQEHKELPSVSSVCNIPFEEDISLNKHSLVCLDGSEENIQDHQILVEMSCNKEAKKEVAVLSESVQQFPIGSFQHVDSFVVPSHIPHPTSTQMGSSTSRALGKTKTTEEAAPSDKENCQLLAHKQAILGKKAEKAASELNALRKFSVSSARERPRTRSLHFPESSECESPLNTRFFLSKVKVSLRNERWKDLQAGSDLEDGKSYNRKQTLLPESSCEIIGQSMEMLPGCVSQTVDAGPVPSDSSVVSQSQPSCEDKNPFQVKLRSTSLSLKYGDNSSQESKEIKRYSAEFNLEGEGLTSFLKGEKAQIKKTDDTNIGGSLNRNIKSKAKSFEQLSGKPPLPKKPVLQNLTLLNTNANREKQDKVIQSSESRNEDRDLEKKSSPCKVPERSVPSPVITGDSGREPDSPAEPAWITIARQKQRGTQQEQELNREKLVTPDVKSDTEKHSKEKERTEGSVKQHWNKPSHVAPKSSSEEQRKETKSEMKELLPRTNSLSHFVPVAQSPALVDKEGISYFKKASNAAADQPSWMELAKKKSQAWSDMPQIIK, from the exons ATGGACCCTAAGGTGCGAGAAAGTGAAGGATTTGGAGAGGACTATTCAG gaaagaaaaaatcaaagttCAAATCTTTCAAGAAGCTTTttggtaaaaagaaaaggaaagagacatTGTCATCTTCTGGGAGCAGCAGTCTGAAGCTATTCCAGTCAACAAGTGATGTCACGGCCTCACAAGGCACGCGTGTTGGTTATGATTCTGAAGATGAACTTGA TTTGTTGTATTATTCTAGGACCCACAAAGGCATTATGGGAAGCAGAGCTTTGTCACATGATAGCATTTTCATCCCTGAGACTGGGCAAGAGCCTGCAAGGCCAGTAAGAGTGTTTTCTCAGGAGAACATTTCTGATCGAATTAGAGCTTTACAG TTGAAACTACAGCACAACATGAAATTGGGACCTCCACCTCCCTTTGGACTTCATGCAAAGCGCTCAGAGGACGCTGGGACCAGTTCTGAAGACGATGGATTACCCAGGAGTCCTCCAGAAACATCTTTGCTTCAAGAAACCCTAAATTCAGGCATGACAAGA TTCTCTGACTCTCACAAGCACCTTAGCTCTTTGAGTTTAGCTGGAACAGGCAGtgaagaagaagaacag gtCACACTGGGTCCTTCTTCTAGACCTCACTCTACAGCTAGCCAGCTGTTCCCTAGGCATGCAAGTGCTAAAACTGGAGGTCCCCGGATATCTGACAGCAGCATCTCGCCTGCAGCCAATTTTGACACTCCACCTGAGCTCTCCTCTTGCTTGGATAATTCTGCCGCTAGACATAAACTTTTAATAAAACCCCGGAATCAGAGATCCAGTAAAATGAGAAGATTTTCTCAG AGGACCCAGTCTGAATCTCTGACTGATTTGAGCTGTACACCAGAAGAAGAAGAGGATGATGACAAAGAGATGCAGACAGACTTGCCAGATGCGCTATTGAAAACCAGTGAGCAAGAACTGCcatgcagcacagctgcagcgCAGGATGTGGCTTCCTGGCAGAAGCCCAGAATGCCTGAGGACCTTCCCCCTGTTTTGAGACCAGCGATGACTCAGTCTGCTTCTGAGTCTGCTGCTGCACAGGAAGCCCTGCTACCAGAGAATAAACCAGAGGGCTGCCAACCAACGCAGGAAACAGTATGCACAAAGCCTGAGTCCTCATTGCTGCTAGAAGGTGAAGACTATGCGACTTCTCCCTACTCCAGTCTAGACagagaaatacaaaagcaaaaagattCCTCAGAAACACTGGCTCTGTTGTCTGGGGATGAGTGTGATGCGTCTGTCAATACTTTAAATCAAGAACATAAGGAGCTTCCTAGTGTATCTTCAGTATGTAACATACCATTTGAAGAAGATATTTCACTTAATAAGCATAGTCTTGTTTGTTTGGACGGTTCAGAAGAAAATATACAGGATCACCAGATACTTGTGGAAATGTCCTGCAATAAAGAGGCAAAGAAAGAGGTTGCTGTATTGTCAGAGTCTGTCCAGCAGTTTCCCATAGGTTCTTTTCAGCACGTGGACTCATTTGTTGTCCCTTCTCATATTCCACATCCTACTTCAACACAGATGGGATCATCTACTTCCCGGGCTCTAGGGAAAACAAAGACTACAGAAGAGGCAGCTCCTTCTGATAAGGAGAACTGTCAGTTGCTGGCCCACAAGCAGGCAATtttggggaagaaagcagaaaaagcagccagCGAGCTCAATGCCTTGAGAAAGTTTTCTGTGTCCTCTGCACGAGAAAGGCCAAGGACCAGAAGCCTACACTTTCCAGAAAGCTCAGAGTGTGAAAGTCCATTAAATACCAGGTTCTTCCTGTCCAAAGTAAAAGTGTCCTTGAGAAATGAGAGGTGGAAAGATTTGCAGGCAGGATCAGATCTGGAGGATGGAAAAAGTTACAACAGAAAACAGACTTTGCTGCCAGAGTCCAGCTGTGAGATCATAGGCCAATCTATGGAAATGTTGCCTGGCTGTGTTTCTCAGACTGTTGATGCAGGTCCTGTCCCAAGTGATTCTTCTGTGGTATCTCAGAGTCAGCCAAGCTGTGAAGATAAAAATCCTTTTCAAGTAAAACTTAGATCCACCTCACTGTCCTTGAAATATGGAGACAACTCTTCACAAGaatcaaaagagattaaaagataCAGTGCAGAGTTTAATTTAGAAGGTGAGGGATTGACCTCATTTCTAAAAGGTGAAAAGGCACAGATCAAAAAGACAGACGATACAAATATTGGTGGTTCTTTAAACCGTAACATCAAATCCAAAGCAAAGTCCTTTGAACAGCTTAGTGGCAAACCTCCGTTGCCTAAGAAGCCTGTCTTGCAAAACCTAACTCTTCTAAATACCAATGCAAACAGGGAGAAACAGGACAAAGTTATTCAGTCTTCTGAATCCAGAAATGAAGATAGAGACTTGGAGAAAAAGTCAAGTCCTTGTAAAGTGCCTG AGCGAAGCGTGCCTTCCCCAGTGATTACTGGAGACTCCGGAAGAGAACCTGACAGTCCCGCAGAGCCAGCCTGGATTACCATAGCAAGACAAAAGCAGAGAGGCACGCAACAGGAGCAGGAACTTAATAGAGAAAAACTTGTGACTCCGGATGTTAAGTCAGATACAGAAAAACAcagtaaagaaaaggaaagaacagag GGGTCAGTGAAGCAGCACTGGAACAAACCTTCACATGTGGCACCTAAAAGCTCTTCTGAAGAacagaggaaagagacaaagtCTGAAATGAAAGAGCTGCTGCCGAGAACCAACTCACTGTCTCATTTTGTCCCCG TAGCTCAGTCGCCAGCACTGGTGGATAAAGAAGGAATAAGCTACTTTAAGAAAGCCAGTAATGCTGCTGCAGATCAGCCATCATGGATGGAACTCGCCAAAAAGAAATCACAAGCTTGGAGTGATATGCCACAGATTATAAAATAG
- the CRACDL gene encoding CRACD-like protein isoform X1, whose translation MGRCRLTHSPPPRGRCQPRETLSWRGRAAAESAGLAPRRGHSDCHTSSTRIMDPKVRESEGFGEDYSGKKKSKFKSFKKLFGKKKRKETLSSSGSSSLKLFQSTSDVTASQGTRVGYDSEDELETHKGIMGSRALSHDSIFIPETGQEPARPVRVFSQENISDRIRALQLKLQHNMKLGPPPPFGLHAKRSEDAGTSSEDDGLPRSPPETSLLQETLNSGMTRFSDSHKHLSSLSLAGTGSEEEEQVTLGPSSRPHSTASQLFPRHASAKTGGPRISDSSISPAANFDTPPELSSCLDNSAARHKLLIKPRNQRSSKMRRFSQRTQSESLTDLSCTPEEEEDDDKEMQTDLPDALLKTSEQELPCSTAAAQDVASWQKPRMPEDLPPVLRPAMTQSASESAAAQEALLPENKPEGCQPTQETVCTKPESSLLLEGEDYATSPYSSLDREIQKQKDSSETLALLSGDECDASVNTLNQEHKELPSVSSVCNIPFEEDISLNKHSLVCLDGSEENIQDHQILVEMSCNKEAKKEVAVLSESVQQFPIGSFQHVDSFVVPSHIPHPTSTQMGSSTSRALGKTKTTEEAAPSDKENCQLLAHKQAILGKKAEKAASELNALRKFSVSSARERPRTRSLHFPESSECESPLNTRFFLSKVKVSLRNERWKDLQAGSDLEDGKSYNRKQTLLPESSCEIIGQSMEMLPGCVSQTVDAGPVPSDSSVVSQSQPSCEDKNPFQVKLRSTSLSLKYGDNSSQESKEIKRYSAEFNLEGEGLTSFLKGEKAQIKKTDDTNIGGSLNRNIKSKAKSFEQLSGKPPLPKKPVLQNLTLLNTNANREKQDKVIQSSESRNEDRDLEKKSSPCKVPERSVPSPVITGDSGREPDSPAEPAWITIARQKQRGTQQEQELNREKLVTPDVKSDTEKHSKEKERTEGSVKQHWNKPSHVAPKSSSEEQRKETKSEMKELLPRTNSLSHFVPVAQSPALVDKEGISYFKKASNAAADQPSWMELAKKKSQAWSDMPQIIK comes from the exons TGACTGTCACACAAGTTCCACAAGGATAATGGACCCTAAGGTGCGAGAAAGTGAAGGATTTGGAGAGGACTATTCAG gaaagaaaaaatcaaagttCAAATCTTTCAAGAAGCTTTttggtaaaaagaaaaggaaagagacatTGTCATCTTCTGGGAGCAGCAGTCTGAAGCTATTCCAGTCAACAAGTGATGTCACGGCCTCACAAGGCACGCGTGTTGGTTATGATTCTGAAGATGAACTTGA GACCCACAAAGGCATTATGGGAAGCAGAGCTTTGTCACATGATAGCATTTTCATCCCTGAGACTGGGCAAGAGCCTGCAAGGCCAGTAAGAGTGTTTTCTCAGGAGAACATTTCTGATCGAATTAGAGCTTTACAG TTGAAACTACAGCACAACATGAAATTGGGACCTCCACCTCCCTTTGGACTTCATGCAAAGCGCTCAGAGGACGCTGGGACCAGTTCTGAAGACGATGGATTACCCAGGAGTCCTCCAGAAACATCTTTGCTTCAAGAAACCCTAAATTCAGGCATGACAAGA TTCTCTGACTCTCACAAGCACCTTAGCTCTTTGAGTTTAGCTGGAACAGGCAGtgaagaagaagaacag gtCACACTGGGTCCTTCTTCTAGACCTCACTCTACAGCTAGCCAGCTGTTCCCTAGGCATGCAAGTGCTAAAACTGGAGGTCCCCGGATATCTGACAGCAGCATCTCGCCTGCAGCCAATTTTGACACTCCACCTGAGCTCTCCTCTTGCTTGGATAATTCTGCCGCTAGACATAAACTTTTAATAAAACCCCGGAATCAGAGATCCAGTAAAATGAGAAGATTTTCTCAG AGGACCCAGTCTGAATCTCTGACTGATTTGAGCTGTACACCAGAAGAAGAAGAGGATGATGACAAAGAGATGCAGACAGACTTGCCAGATGCGCTATTGAAAACCAGTGAGCAAGAACTGCcatgcagcacagctgcagcgCAGGATGTGGCTTCCTGGCAGAAGCCCAGAATGCCTGAGGACCTTCCCCCTGTTTTGAGACCAGCGATGACTCAGTCTGCTTCTGAGTCTGCTGCTGCACAGGAAGCCCTGCTACCAGAGAATAAACCAGAGGGCTGCCAACCAACGCAGGAAACAGTATGCACAAAGCCTGAGTCCTCATTGCTGCTAGAAGGTGAAGACTATGCGACTTCTCCCTACTCCAGTCTAGACagagaaatacaaaagcaaaaagattCCTCAGAAACACTGGCTCTGTTGTCTGGGGATGAGTGTGATGCGTCTGTCAATACTTTAAATCAAGAACATAAGGAGCTTCCTAGTGTATCTTCAGTATGTAACATACCATTTGAAGAAGATATTTCACTTAATAAGCATAGTCTTGTTTGTTTGGACGGTTCAGAAGAAAATATACAGGATCACCAGATACTTGTGGAAATGTCCTGCAATAAAGAGGCAAAGAAAGAGGTTGCTGTATTGTCAGAGTCTGTCCAGCAGTTTCCCATAGGTTCTTTTCAGCACGTGGACTCATTTGTTGTCCCTTCTCATATTCCACATCCTACTTCAACACAGATGGGATCATCTACTTCCCGGGCTCTAGGGAAAACAAAGACTACAGAAGAGGCAGCTCCTTCTGATAAGGAGAACTGTCAGTTGCTGGCCCACAAGCAGGCAATtttggggaagaaagcagaaaaagcagccagCGAGCTCAATGCCTTGAGAAAGTTTTCTGTGTCCTCTGCACGAGAAAGGCCAAGGACCAGAAGCCTACACTTTCCAGAAAGCTCAGAGTGTGAAAGTCCATTAAATACCAGGTTCTTCCTGTCCAAAGTAAAAGTGTCCTTGAGAAATGAGAGGTGGAAAGATTTGCAGGCAGGATCAGATCTGGAGGATGGAAAAAGTTACAACAGAAAACAGACTTTGCTGCCAGAGTCCAGCTGTGAGATCATAGGCCAATCTATGGAAATGTTGCCTGGCTGTGTTTCTCAGACTGTTGATGCAGGTCCTGTCCCAAGTGATTCTTCTGTGGTATCTCAGAGTCAGCCAAGCTGTGAAGATAAAAATCCTTTTCAAGTAAAACTTAGATCCACCTCACTGTCCTTGAAATATGGAGACAACTCTTCACAAGaatcaaaagagattaaaagataCAGTGCAGAGTTTAATTTAGAAGGTGAGGGATTGACCTCATTTCTAAAAGGTGAAAAGGCACAGATCAAAAAGACAGACGATACAAATATTGGTGGTTCTTTAAACCGTAACATCAAATCCAAAGCAAAGTCCTTTGAACAGCTTAGTGGCAAACCTCCGTTGCCTAAGAAGCCTGTCTTGCAAAACCTAACTCTTCTAAATACCAATGCAAACAGGGAGAAACAGGACAAAGTTATTCAGTCTTCTGAATCCAGAAATGAAGATAGAGACTTGGAGAAAAAGTCAAGTCCTTGTAAAGTGCCTG AGCGAAGCGTGCCTTCCCCAGTGATTACTGGAGACTCCGGAAGAGAACCTGACAGTCCCGCAGAGCCAGCCTGGATTACCATAGCAAGACAAAAGCAGAGAGGCACGCAACAGGAGCAGGAACTTAATAGAGAAAAACTTGTGACTCCGGATGTTAAGTCAGATACAGAAAAACAcagtaaagaaaaggaaagaacagag GGGTCAGTGAAGCAGCACTGGAACAAACCTTCACATGTGGCACCTAAAAGCTCTTCTGAAGAacagaggaaagagacaaagtCTGAAATGAAAGAGCTGCTGCCGAGAACCAACTCACTGTCTCATTTTGTCCCCG TAGCTCAGTCGCCAGCACTGGTGGATAAAGAAGGAATAAGCTACTTTAAGAAAGCCAGTAATGCTGCTGCAGATCAGCCATCATGGATGGAACTCGCCAAAAAGAAATCACAAGCTTGGAGTGATATGCCACAGATTATAAAATAG